A genomic window from Quercus lobata isolate SW786 chromosome 10, ValleyOak3.0 Primary Assembly, whole genome shotgun sequence includes:
- the LOC115964817 gene encoding uncharacterized protein LOC115964817, with translation MESASVPSNERASTTGSNANSSSVRAKCDPAWDHVTEELKDGRSSYRCIHCGKTYKGGGINRMKRHLAGIKGDVAACMGVPYDVRFQMVENLKEISKSKEQTKKDQEASNYSPLEDSPEFEDVQEITPRGRGLGRGNRSSPSNFPQRSNLGKRKVGDIGNYFAPRTTPGAQPSIKSVLAGKEKKRRVDMAVARWMYDACIPINAVNSSYYQPMFNAVASYGPGYRGPNYHALRVPLLREAKREVQLIVDSHRSYWADTGCTIMADGWTDTRHRTLINFLVYCPKGIIFICSIDASDLVKDAINLSNLFDEIVNWVGPANIVHLVTDNAANYVAAGRILCGKYRNISWSPCVAHCLNLIFKEIGKMDHVAKLAKRASKITVFIYNHVALQAWLRTRKNWTEIVRPGPTRFATTFIALGSLKEHKHDLQALVTSKFYVESKYAKDKKAKAVVKIILDNQFWNDCHVIVHIMSPLIRLLRIVDSDEKPAMGYVYDGMYRVIDGIKKIFKDKKRLWEPYVNIIKDRWDNQFYRDIHAAAYWLNPAFQYDTSTLNKRLETQSAVTDVIESKVSVGRLKLVEELRLFRESEQTFGTQLAQESAKTSQPV, from the exons ATGGAATCTGCCTCTGTGCCATCTAATGAACGTGCTTCTACAACTGGGTCTAATGCTAATTCTTCATCTGTGAGGGCAAAATGTGATCCTGCATGGGATCATGTAACTGAAGAGTTGAAAGACGGAAGAAGTAGTTATAGATGTATACATTGTGGGAAAACTTATAAAGGAGGGGGCATTAATCGGATGAAAAGACATCTAGCTGGAATTAAAGGTGATGTGGCTGCATGTATGGGTGTGCCTTATGATGTTAGGTTCCAAATGGTTGAGAATTTGAAggaaatttcaaaatctaaagaacaaacaaaaaaggatCAAGAAGCATCTAATTATTCGCCATTAGAGGATTCACCAGAATTTGAAGATGTCCAAGAAATTACTCCTAGAGGTAGGGGGTTAGGTAGAGGAAATAGAAGTAGTCCTAGTAATTTTCCACAAAGATCCAATCTTGGCAAGAGAAAGGTTGGTGACATTGGTAATTACTTCGCTCCTAGGACAACACCGGGAGCTCAACCTTCTATTAAAAGTGTGCTTGCTGGCAAAGAAAAGAAGCGGAGGGTTGATATGGCTGTAGCTAGATGGATGTATGATGCTTGCATTCCAATTAATGCTGTGAATTCTAGTTATTATCAGCCTATGTTCAATGCTGTAGCTTCTTATGGTCCTGGATATAGAGGCCCAAATTATCATGCCCTTCGAGTGCCTTTGTTGAGAGAAGCAAAAAGAGAAGTTCAATTGATTGTTGATTCTCATCGTTCATATTGGGCTGATACTGGTTGTACAATAATGGCTGATGGGTGGACTGATACTAGGCATAGAACATTGATTAATTTTCTTGTCTATTGTCCTAaaggtattatttttatatgttctaTTGATGCTTCTGACTTGGTTAAGGATGCTATTAATTTAAGCAACTTGTTTGATGAAATTGTTAATTGGGTTGGTCCTGCAAATATAGTACATTTGGTCACTGACAATGCTGCAAATTATGTAGCTGCTGGAAGAATTTTGTGTGGAAAATATAGGAATATTAGTTGGTCACCTTGTGTAGCACATTGCCTAAAcctaatttttaaagaaattgggAAGATGGATCATGTAGCTAAACTTGCAAAGCGTGCATCCAAGATCACTGTGTTCATCTATAACCATGTGGCTTTGCAAGCTTGGTTGAGGACTAGAAAAAATTGGACGGAAATTGTGCGTCCAGGGCCAACTAGGTTTGCTACTACTTTCATTGCCTTAGGGAGTCTTAAGGAACATAAGCATGACTTACAAGCATTGGTGACTAGCAAATTTTATGTTGAATCAAAATATGCAAAAGATAAGAAAGCAAAGGCAGTGGTGAAAATCATTCTTGATAATCAATTTTGGAATGATTGTCATGTAATTGTGCATATTATGTCACCATTGATTCGTTTATTACGCATTGTTGATTCTGATGAAAAACCAGCTATGGGTTATGTATATGATGGCATGTATAGAGTAATTgatggaattaaaaaaattttcaaggacAAAAAGAGACTATGGGAGCCTTATGTTAATATTATCAAGGATCGTTGGGATAATCAATTCTATAGAGATATTCATGCTGCTGCTTATTGGTTGAATCCTGCATTCCAATATGACACATCCACTCTTAATAAGAGGCTAGAGACACAATCTGCTGTGACAGATGTTATTGAATCAAAAGTTTCAGTTGGTCGGTTGAAGTTGGTGGAGGAATTAAGGCTATTTCGAGAGAGTGAACAAACTTTTGGAACTCAACTTGCTCAAGAATCAGCCAAGACATCTCAGCCGG taTAG